The Argentina anserina chromosome 3, drPotAnse1.1, whole genome shotgun sequence genome includes a region encoding these proteins:
- the LOC126787713 gene encoding organic cation/carnitine transporter 3-like, with protein sequence MGDSTPLLSESNSAQSESPLLQKHVPSLDSTIELCIGDFGWAQFLQAILVSFSWFFDAQQTFITVFTDAEPKWHCTQQVTDNPSSCSSSFSNVCQLPRSSWDWDQPKHTSVISEWALECSGSVVTGLPASSFFVGCLIGGLALSTLADSSLGRKKMLFLLCLMMSFTTLLTAFSTNIWIYSFLRFVTGFARATIGTSALVLSTELVGKRWRGQVGVVGFFCFTLGFLSLPAIAYTHQTRSWRTLYVWTSIPTLFYSIVVYFLVRESPRWLFVQGRKEDAISTLKCISPSITMSFSSLSFEQEAWNVDLYSAIAALVRRKWAFRRLSAVMGTGFGIGMVYYGMPLALGNLNFNLYLGVTLNALSELPASLVAFFLIGKLNRRSSLLAFTILSGVCSILSVLKGFNRWAELQIGLELVSFFSACSAFNVLLIFTIELFPTCVRNSALSMVRQAVVLGGVFSPMLAAAGRTNGGVLSYGVFGVVVGVCGLFVVCLPETRGTGICDTMDEEEHKETANCMAVALVC encoded by the coding sequence ATGGGCGATTCAACTCCTCTTCTCTCCGAATCCAATTCAGCCCAGTCAGAATCCCCTCTGCTACAAAAACACGTTCCCTCCCTGGACTCCACCATCGAACTTTGCATCGGGGATTTCGGGTGGGCTCAGTTCCTCCAAGCCATCCTCGTCTCTTTTTCATGGTTCTTCGACGCCCAGCAAACCTTCATCACCGTCTTCACAGACGCCGAGCCCAAGTGGCACTGTACTCAACAGGTCACTGACAACCCCAGCTCATGCAGCTCATCATTCTCAAACGTTTGCCAACTTCCTAGATCCTCGTGGGACTGGGATCAGCCAAAACACACCTCTGTAATCTCCGAGTGGGCTCTAGAGTGTTCTGGGTCTGTTGTCACCGGCCTTCCGGCCTCCTCCTTCTTCGTGGGGTGCTTGATCGGCGGACTGGCTCTCTCCACACTCGCCGATTCCTCACTCGGTCGGAAAAAGATGCTCTTCCTCTTGTGTCTTATGATGTCTTTCACCACCCTCCTCACCGCCTTCTCCACCAACATATGGATCTATTCCTTCTTGAGATTTGTCACTGGCTTTGCCCGCGCCACCATCGGCACGTCAGCTTTAGTCTTGTCCACCGAGCTGGTGGGCAAGCGGTGGCGCGGCCAGGTGGGTGTAGTAGGTTTCTTTTGCTTCACATTAGGGTTTCTCTCCCTACCAGCTATAGCTTACACCCATCAAACCCGCTCATGGCGAACCCTCTACGTCTGGACTTCAATTCCTACCCTCTTTTACTCCATTGTCGTCTATTTCCTGGTCCGTGAATCGCCCCGATGGCTATTCGTCCAGGGCCGCAAAGAAGACGCCATCTCAACCCTTAAATGCATCTCACCTAGCATAACCATGAGCTTCTCCAGCTTGTCGTTCGAGCAAGAGGCGTGGAATGTAGACCTCTACTCTGCCATCGCGGCTTTGGTAAGGAGAAAATGGGCTTTCCGGAGACTCTCTGCTGTTATGGGAACTGGATTTGGAATCGGAATGGTGTACTACGGCATGCCGTTAGCTTTGGGGAATTTGAACTTCAACCTTTACTTGGGTGTCACGTTAAACGCCTTGTCCGAGCTACCTGCTTCTTTAGTCGCTTTTTTCctaattgggaaactgaacaGAAGAAGCTCACTCCTAGCTTTCACTATCCTCAGTGGGGTTTGTAGCATTCTGTCAGTGCTAAAAGGTTTTAATCGGTGGGCGGAGTTACAAATCGGGCTAGAGCTAGTGTCTTTCTTTAGTGCTTGCTCAGCTTTCAATGTTTTGCTTATATTTACGATTGAGCTGTTTCCTACGTGCGTGAGGAACTCGGCTCTCTCCATGGTGAGGCAGGCAGTAGTGTTAGGAGGAGTTTTTAGCCCAATGCTCGCAGCGGCGGGGAGGACCAACGGTGGGGTTCTGTCGTACGGAGTGTTTGGGGTTGTGGTGGGAGTCTGTGGATTGTTCGTTGTTTGTTTGCCGGAGACGAGAGGGACAGGGATTTGTGATACAATGGATGAGGAAGAGCACAAAGAGACAGCTAATTGCATGGCGGTAGCTCTCGTCTGTTAG